Proteins encoded within one genomic window of Misgurnus anguillicaudatus chromosome 18, ASM2758022v2, whole genome shotgun sequence:
- the LOC141350364 gene encoding flavin-containing monooxygenase 5-like, whose product MRQNAPVNTSKEMMCFSDFPMPDHFPNYLHNSLLLQYLRLYAEHFGLLKHIQLKTTVSSVRERPDFSTSGQWDVVTVNRDGREEKHVFDGVLVCTGKYTQPNRPLSAFKGSTIACKLDWVKWIILKEPGVRADVEAQPVIPDTHQTHYRTFNHYMIHVDAVH is encoded by the exons ATGAGGCAGAACGCACCAGTGAACACCTCTAAAGAGATGATGTGCTTCAGTGATTTCCCGATGCCGGATCATTTCCCAAACTACCTGCACAACTCCCTGCTCCTGCAGTACTTAAGACTATACGCTGAACACTTCGGCTTGCTCAAACATATTCAATTAAAG ACTACAGTAAGCAGTGTAAGAGAGAGGCCGGATTTCTCTACCTCTGGTCAGTGGGATGTGGTGACCGTGAACAGAGATGGACGAGAGGAGAAACACGTGTTTGATGGTGTTCTAGTGTGTACAGGAAAATACACACAACCTAACAGACCCCTCTCTGCCTTTAAAG GCTCTACCATTGCTTGTAAGCTGGATTGGGTAAAATGGATAATCTTAAAGGAACCAG GAGTTAGGGCAGATGTGGAGGCACAACCCGTGATACCagatacacaccaaacacattaTCG GACATTCAATCATTACATGATCCATGTGGATGCTGTCCATTGA
- the LOC141350547 gene encoding flavin-containing monooxygenase 5-like → MMCFSDFPMPDHFPNYLHNSLLLQYLRLYAEHFGLLKHIQLKTTVSSVRERPDFSTSGQWDVVTVNRDGREEKHVFDGVLVCTGKYTQPNRPLSAFKGSTIACKLDWVKWIILKEPGVRADVEAQPVIPDTHQTHYR, encoded by the exons ATGATGTGCTTCAGTGATTTCCCGATGCCGGATCATTTCCCAAACTACCTGCACAACTCCCTGCTCCTGCAGTACTTAAGACTATACGCTGAACACTTCGGCTTGCTCAAACATATTCAATTAAAG ACTACAGTAAGCAGTGTAAGAGAGAGGCCGGATTTCTCTACCTCTGGTCAGTGGGATGTGGTGACCGTGAACAGAGATGGACGAGAGGAGAAACACGTGTTTGATGGTGTTCTAGTGTGTACAGGAAAATACACACAACCTAACAGACCCCTCTCTGCCTTTAAAG GCTCTACCATTGCTTGTAAGCTGGATTGGGTAAAATGGATAATCTTAAAGGAACCAG GAGTTAGGGCAGATGTGGAGGCACAACCCGTGATACCagatacacaccaaacacattaTCGGTAA